In Rhizobium sp. WSM4643, the following are encoded in one genomic region:
- a CDS encoding glutathione S-transferase family protein, with amino-acid sequence MPDFKLHCFALSGNCYKVALFFALAGIKWESIFVDYLGGETRTEEWRKTINEQGEAPVLEHGQTKISQSGIILDYLSEVTGHFGAQTAEERRDVMRWILFDNHKFTSYYATLRFIYGLQKSGETPVVEFLRLRAKAAYAIVDEHLAGRAFMVGDRVTIADLSLAGYVFMPEETGIDHSAFPAIAAWKDRISNMPGWRPPYDLMPGPTSL; translated from the coding sequence ATGCCTGATTTCAAACTTCATTGCTTCGCTCTCTCCGGGAACTGTTACAAGGTCGCACTCTTCTTTGCGCTTGCCGGCATCAAGTGGGAAAGCATTTTCGTTGATTATCTGGGCGGCGAAACGCGTACTGAAGAATGGCGAAAAACCATCAACGAACAGGGCGAGGCGCCTGTGCTCGAACATGGGCAAACCAAGATCAGCCAATCGGGGATTATCCTGGACTACTTGTCAGAGGTGACAGGCCATTTCGGGGCGCAGACGGCCGAAGAACGGCGCGACGTCATGCGCTGGATCCTTTTCGACAATCACAAATTCACGAGCTATTACGCGACGCTGCGGTTCATCTATGGCCTCCAGAAGAGCGGCGAGACGCCAGTCGTCGAGTTTTTAAGACTGAGGGCCAAAGCTGCCTATGCCATTGTTGACGAACACCTCGCCGGTCGGGCCTTCATGGTTGGCGACCGGGTGACGATCGCAGACCTCTCTCTGGCGGGCTACGTCTTCATGCCGGAGGAAACCGGGATCGATCATAGCGCCTTTCCGGCAATCGCAGCCTGGAAAGATCGTATCAGCAACATGCCCGGCTGGCGCCCTCCCTATGACCTGATGCCAGGTCCCACCTCCCTGTAG
- the dmeF gene encoding CDF family Co(II)/Ni(II) efflux transporter DmeF, which yields MSAGIEKAGIDALEHDHVFLGADHRRNERRIWLVIALTAVMMVAEIAAGTVYGSMALVADGWHMSTHASALLISALAYLFARRQARNPRFTFGTGKLGDLAGFASAIILALIALLMAWESLLRLSNPMPIGFAQAIAVAVVGLAVNLVSAWLLAGEGHDHGHGHHHHGHVNHGHGNDAHAHHSHINHGHGDHAHHAKTSDNNIRAAYLHVIADALTSVLAIAALTLGSLYGWLWLDPLMGIVGGLVIANWSWSLMKSSGGVLLDVISEGETLPAEIRGAIETEDDRITDLHVWQVGPGHHAAIVAVLTSQPRDPAFYKDRLSALEELSHVTVEVTRAA from the coding sequence ATGAGTGCCGGAATCGAGAAGGCTGGAATTGATGCCCTGGAACATGATCATGTCTTCCTCGGCGCCGATCATAGGCGCAACGAGCGGCGCATCTGGCTGGTGATCGCGCTGACGGCGGTGATGATGGTGGCGGAAATCGCCGCCGGCACTGTCTATGGCTCCATGGCCCTGGTCGCCGATGGCTGGCACATGTCGACCCATGCCAGTGCTCTGCTGATTTCCGCACTCGCCTATCTCTTTGCCCGCCGGCAGGCGCGCAATCCACGCTTCACCTTCGGCACCGGCAAGCTCGGCGATCTCGCCGGCTTCGCCAGCGCCATCATCCTTGCCCTGATCGCCCTGCTGATGGCATGGGAAAGCCTGTTGCGCCTTTCCAATCCCATGCCGATCGGTTTTGCCCAGGCGATCGCCGTCGCGGTCGTCGGCCTTGCCGTCAATCTGGTGAGCGCCTGGCTGCTGGCCGGTGAAGGACATGATCACGGACATGGCCACCATCATCACGGTCATGTGAATCACGGGCATGGCAATGATGCCCACGCCCATCACAGTCATATCAATCACGGCCACGGCGACCATGCCCACCACGCAAAGACCAGCGACAACAATATCCGCGCTGCTTATCTGCATGTCATCGCCGATGCCCTGACCTCGGTGCTCGCCATCGCGGCGCTGACGCTCGGCAGTCTTTACGGTTGGCTCTGGCTCGATCCCCTGATGGGCATCGTCGGCGGATTGGTGATCGCCAATTGGTCCTGGAGCTTGATGAAATCGTCGGGCGGCGTCCTGCTCGACGTCATTTCCGAAGGCGAGACGCTGCCGGCCGAGATCCGCGGCGCCATCGAAACGGAGGACGACCGGATCACCGATCTGCATGTCTGGCAGGTCGGCCCCGGCCATCATGCCGCAATCGTCGCCGTCCTAACCTCTCAGCCGCGCGACCCAGCTTTCTACAAGGACAGGCTCTCGGCGCTGGAAGAACTGTCGCATGTGACGGTCGAGGTCACCCGCGCCGCATGA
- a CDS encoding GNAT family N-acetyltransferase — protein MTEIEDSEISLMRPSVVTIRAAKPRDLPELGEMIVLLAAHHGDAAATTAEQLERDLFGPLPWIHALVAETDEGLIGYAILVPLYRAQEGKRGMDLHHLFVRDGHRGHGTGQLLVDRARETARNAGCGYLSVSAATGNVLAHRFYEQLDFTPRPVTGMRYMQSIA, from the coding sequence ATGACCGAAATCGAAGACAGCGAAATTTCACTGATGCGCCCATCGGTGGTAACCATCCGCGCAGCCAAGCCGCGCGACCTGCCCGAACTCGGCGAGATGATCGTCCTGCTTGCCGCCCATCACGGCGATGCTGCTGCGACAACGGCAGAGCAGCTGGAGCGCGATCTGTTCGGCCCGCTGCCGTGGATCCATGCACTCGTCGCCGAGACCGACGAAGGGCTTATCGGCTACGCTATTCTCGTGCCGCTCTACAGGGCGCAGGAAGGCAAGCGCGGCATGGACCTGCACCATCTCTTCGTGCGTGACGGCCATCGCGGCCACGGCACCGGCCAGCTGCTCGTCGACCGGGCGCGCGAGACCGCCCGCAACGCCGGCTGCGGCTACCTCTCCGTCAGCGCCGCGACCGGAAACGTGCTGGCGCACCGCTTCTACGAACAGCTGGATTTCACCCCGCGTCCGGTGACCGGCATGCGCTACATGCAGTCGATCGCCTAA
- a CDS encoding c-type cytochrome produces MNWKAIAAAVAMAGMAFGSVTAADGTHDSRIALMKQIGGSAGALADIAKGTKPYDAEAVKAALTKIAATAKVFPDQFKPDTETGDKEASPKIWENMDDFKARAAKLSADAETALAQLPADPAAVGATINTLGANCAGCHKAYRIKE; encoded by the coding sequence ATGAATTGGAAAGCAATAGCTGCGGCTGTAGCGATGGCCGGCATGGCCTTCGGTTCGGTGACCGCCGCCGACGGCACCCATGATTCGCGCATTGCCTTGATGAAGCAGATCGGCGGTTCGGCTGGCGCGCTGGCGGACATCGCCAAGGGCACGAAGCCTTACGACGCCGAGGCGGTGAAGGCGGCGCTGACGAAGATTGCCGCAACGGCCAAGGTTTTTCCCGATCAGTTCAAGCCGGACACGGAGACCGGCGACAAAGAGGCGAGCCCGAAGATCTGGGAAAACATGGATGACTTCAAGGCGCGCGCCGCCAAGCTCTCCGCTGACGCCGAAACTGCGCTCGCCCAGCTTCCGGCCGATCCTGCCGCCGTCGGCGCCACGATCAACACGCTTGGCGCCAACTGCGCGGGCTGTCACAAGGCCTATCGTATCAAGGAGTGA
- a CDS encoding protein adenylyltransferase SelO produces MTSALQKNRPGAAFPFDNSYVGLPPRFFAAQAPTAVAEPWLIKLNEPLAAELGLKVETLRRDGAAIFSGNLVPEGAEPLAMAYAGHQFGGFSPQLGDGRAILLGEVVDRSGKRYDIQLKGAGPTPFSRRGDGRAALGPVLREYIISEAMFALGIPATRALAAVTTGEPVYREEVLPGAVFTRVAASHIRVGTFQYFAARGDADGVRALADYVIDRHYPALKEAENPYLALFEAVCERQAALIARWLHVGFIHGVMNTDNMTVSGETIDFGPCAFMDAYDPATVFSSIDQHGRYAYANQPAIGQWNLARLGETLLPLIDADADSAVDKANVVIKSYGERFQAHWLAGMRQKIGLSGEEDGDLDLVQALLSLMQVQDADFTLTFRRLSDLAGDDAAEPAFAASFREPEACGTWLTQWRERLSRDPQTATERAIAMRSANPAFIPRNHRVEQAIEAAVEDGDFSLFETLLSVLSKPYDDQPGFAAYREPPKPSERVLATFCGT; encoded by the coding sequence ATGACCTCCGCCCTGCAGAAAAACCGGCCCGGCGCGGCCTTTCCGTTCGACAACAGCTATGTCGGCTTGCCCCCACGCTTCTTTGCGGCGCAAGCGCCGACCGCGGTGGCGGAGCCCTGGCTGATCAAGCTCAACGAGCCGCTCGCCGCCGAACTCGGGCTCAAAGTCGAGACCCTGCGCCGCGACGGCGCGGCGATCTTCTCCGGCAATCTCGTTCCCGAAGGAGCCGAACCGCTGGCGATGGCCTATGCCGGGCATCAGTTCGGCGGTTTCTCGCCGCAGCTCGGCGACGGGCGGGCGATCCTGCTCGGCGAAGTGGTCGACCGCAGCGGCAAGCGCTACGATATTCAGCTGAAGGGCGCCGGCCCCACACCGTTTTCGCGCCGCGGCGATGGGCGGGCGGCACTCGGCCCGGTGCTCAGGGAATATATCATCAGTGAGGCGATGTTTGCGCTCGGCATTCCGGCCACAAGGGCGCTGGCGGCGGTGACGACAGGCGAGCCGGTCTATCGTGAAGAGGTGCTGCCGGGCGCTGTCTTCACCCGAGTCGCGGCAAGTCACATCCGCGTCGGCACCTTTCAGTACTTCGCGGCACGGGGCGATGCCGACGGCGTGCGGGCTCTGGCCGATTATGTGATCGACCGGCACTATCCCGCGCTGAAAGAGGCCGAGAACCCCTATCTCGCGTTGTTCGAAGCGGTCTGCGAGCGCCAGGCGGCGCTGATTGCCCGCTGGCTGCATGTCGGCTTCATCCATGGGGTGATGAATACGGATAATATGACCGTCTCCGGCGAGACAATCGATTTCGGCCCCTGCGCCTTCATGGATGCCTACGATCCGGCGACCGTTTTCTCATCGATCGACCAGCATGGCCGTTACGCCTATGCCAACCAGCCCGCCATCGGCCAATGGAACCTCGCAAGGCTCGGCGAGACGCTGCTGCCGCTGATCGACGCCGACGCCGACAGCGCGGTCGACAAGGCCAATGTGGTGATCAAGAGTTACGGCGAACGGTTCCAGGCGCATTGGCTGGCCGGCATGCGCCAAAAGATCGGGCTCTCCGGCGAAGAGGACGGCGACCTCGACCTGGTGCAGGCGCTGCTGTCGCTGATGCAGGTGCAGGACGCCGATTTTACCCTCACCTTCCGGCGGCTGTCCGATCTTGCCGGCGATGATGCCGCAGAGCCTGCCTTTGCGGCGAGTTTCCGCGAGCCGGAGGCATGCGGCACGTGGCTCACGCAGTGGCGCGAGAGACTGTCACGCGATCCGCAGACGGCCACTGAGCGCGCCATTGCCATGCGCAGCGCCAATCCGGCCTTCATTCCGCGCAATCACCGGGTCGAACAGGCGATCGAGGCTGCCGTCGAGGACGGTGATTTCTCGCTGTTCGAGACGCTGCTGAGCGTGCTTTCGAAACCCTATGACGACCAGCCGGGCTTTGCCGCCTATAGGGAACCGCCGAAGCCTAGCGAACGGGTGCTTGCGACCTTCTGTGGAACGTGA
- a CDS encoding DUF1697 domain-containing protein produces the protein MPVYIALLRAVNVGGTGSLPMAELKAICEGLGFSDVKTYIQSGNVLFRSDEAEKTVEERLDEALGRTMGKRPGVMVRTRKELDGIVADVPFPDAKPNFLLVYFLPEKAPGDALETMVAPDGEEAKLAGREIYVHYPNGSGRSKLKLPALKPGTSRNLNTVRKLADMAAAMEDGD, from the coding sequence ATGCCCGTCTATATCGCCCTACTCCGCGCGGTGAACGTCGGTGGCACCGGCTCTTTGCCGATGGCCGAGTTGAAGGCGATCTGCGAAGGCCTCGGCTTTTCCGACGTCAAGACCTACATCCAGAGCGGCAACGTGCTTTTCCGTTCGGATGAAGCGGAAAAGACCGTGGAGGAGCGGCTCGACGAGGCGCTCGGCAGGACGATGGGCAAGCGGCCAGGCGTGATGGTGCGCACCCGCAAAGAACTCGACGGGATCGTTGCCGACGTACCCTTTCCCGATGCCAAGCCGAACTTCCTGCTCGTCTATTTCCTGCCTGAAAAGGCGCCCGGCGATGCACTGGAGACGATGGTGGCGCCCGACGGCGAGGAGGCCAAGCTCGCCGGCCGCGAAATCTATGTGCATTATCCCAATGGTTCCGGCCGCTCGAAGCTGAAGCTGCCGGCGCTGAAGCCTGGAACGTCGCGCAATCTCAACACCGTGCGCAAGCTTGCGGACATGGCGGCGGCGATGGAGGACGGAGACTGA
- a CDS encoding MFS transporter, with the protein MSDQIYQAPMVRRATPNFRVIAMIVASAMLMENIDATVLATALPTMAHDFGVGAPAMSIALTSYLLSLAIFIPASGRMADTFGSRTVFRSAIAVFVVGSILCALAPTLSFLVLARLLQGIGGAMMMPVGRLVLMRSVDRKDMVSAMSWLLVPALIGPIVGPPLGGFIVTYLDWRWIFYINVPIGIIGMIFVSIYIDEVKGKANGRFDTIGFILSGISLGSLLFGFEMSSHEGEGAFSIFLIAIGLLFGIAYLRHARKHPSPIMDFSLMKVPSFGTSVIAGSLTRITQGAQPFLLPLLFQIGFGLSAAAAGQIIIATALGALAMKPMAKFVFRRLGFRRSLVLNGILGTIGYGLCAAFRPDWPMPLVFIVLVLSAFFLSFQFTAYNTIAYDEISKERMSSATSFYTTFQQLMLSLGICIGALALHGSMALSGTETPALGDFSAAFVVVTIISITATFWNLRFSPTAGEEITGYKANQTKGAVANG; encoded by the coding sequence ATGTCGGATCAGATTTACCAGGCGCCGATGGTTCGGCGCGCCACGCCCAATTTCCGGGTGATTGCGATGATTGTCGCCAGTGCGATGCTGATGGAAAACATCGATGCGACCGTGCTCGCGACCGCGCTGCCCACCATGGCGCACGATTTCGGCGTCGGCGCCCCGGCGATGTCGATCGCCCTGACCTCCTATCTCCTGAGCCTTGCGATCTTCATTCCCGCAAGCGGCCGGATGGCCGACACTTTCGGCTCCCGCACCGTTTTCCGCTCGGCCATCGCGGTCTTCGTCGTCGGCTCCATCCTCTGCGCGCTGGCGCCGACGCTGTCCTTCCTGGTGCTGGCGCGGCTGCTTCAGGGCATCGGCGGCGCGATGATGATGCCGGTCGGGCGCCTGGTGCTGATGCGCAGCGTCGACCGCAAGGATATGGTCAGCGCCATGTCCTGGCTGCTCGTGCCGGCGCTGATCGGACCGATCGTCGGCCCGCCGCTCGGCGGCTTCATCGTCACCTATCTCGACTGGCGCTGGATCTTCTATATCAATGTGCCGATCGGCATCATCGGCATGATCTTCGTCTCGATCTACATCGACGAGGTCAAGGGCAAGGCGAACGGTCGCTTCGATACGATCGGCTTCATCCTCTCGGGCATCTCGCTCGGCTCGCTGCTCTTCGGCTTCGAAATGTCGAGCCACGAAGGCGAGGGCGCCTTCTCGATCTTCCTGATCGCCATCGGCCTGCTCTTCGGCATCGCCTATCTCAGACATGCCCGCAAGCACCCGTCGCCGATCATGGATTTTTCGCTGATGAAGGTACCGAGCTTCGGCACGTCGGTGATCGCCGGTTCGCTGACGCGCATCACGCAAGGGGCGCAGCCCTTCCTGCTGCCGCTGCTCTTTCAGATCGGCTTCGGCCTGTCTGCCGCTGCGGCCGGTCAGATCATCATCGCGACCGCGCTTGGCGCTCTCGCCATGAAGCCGATGGCGAAGTTTGTCTTCCGCCGGCTGGGCTTCCGCAGAAGCCTCGTCCTCAACGGCATCCTCGGGACGATCGGTTATGGCCTCTGTGCCGCCTTTCGGCCGGACTGGCCGATGCCGCTGGTCTTTATCGTCCTGGTGCTCAGCGCCTTCTTCCTGTCGTTCCAGTTCACCGCCTATAACACCATTGCCTATGACGAGATCAGCAAGGAGCGGATGAGCTCGGCCACCAGCTTCTACACCACCTTCCAGCAGCTCATGCTGTCGCTCGGCATCTGCATCGGCGCCTTGGCGCTGCACGGCTCCATGGCCCTGTCAGGCACTGAGACGCCGGCCCTCGGCGATTTCTCGGCGGCCTTCGTCGTCGTCACCATCATCTCGATCACCGCCACCTTCTGGAACTTGCGCTTCTCGCCGACCGCCGGAGAGGAGATTACCGGCTACAAGGCCAACCAGACGAAAGGCGCCGTCGCCAACGGCTGA
- the dmeR gene encoding Ni(II)/Co(II)-sensing transcriptional repressor DmeR, with amino-acid sequence MSHTTLQKKKLVARISRLKGQMEAVERALEAERPCGEILQLLASVRGALTGLTGEVLDDHLREHVLNAADDAARAEAVEEISEVLRTYIR; translated from the coding sequence ATGTCCCACACCACCCTGCAGAAAAAGAAGCTCGTCGCCCGTATCAGCCGGCTGAAGGGGCAGATGGAGGCGGTCGAGCGCGCGCTCGAGGCAGAGCGCCCCTGCGGCGAGATCCTGCAACTGCTCGCCTCCGTCCGCGGCGCGCTGACCGGGCTGACCGGCGAGGTTCTCGACGATCATCTGCGTGAGCATGTGCTGAATGCGGCCGACGATGCCGCAAGGGCGGAGGCGGTCGAGGAAATATCGGAAGTGTTGAGAACCTATATACGCTAG
- the bla gene encoding class A beta-lactamase, translating into MDLSLTRRMLMGSALCLASMGLAALALPANAEEGAKKSAGEGDDNIEHRLAALEKRTCGRLGVSVLDTETSISFGYRGSEAFPMCSTFKALAAAFVLARADKGEENLDRRVSYGKDKLVDYSPISEKHAGTDGMTLAELCEAAVTVSDNTAGNLLLESFGGPAGLTDWLRSIGDGTTRLDRTEPTLNEGRKDDPRDTTTPDAMLDTLGNLTLGSVLTEASSDRLIAWLVASTTGKERLRAGLPADWKVGDKTGTGPNGSLGDIAVIWPPDRGPIVAAVYISETTVPVKELNPLFAEVGRMIVEMV; encoded by the coding sequence ATGGATCTCAGTTTGACTCGCCGCATGCTGATGGGCTCGGCATTGTGTCTGGCTTCAATGGGCTTGGCCGCGCTGGCGCTTCCCGCCAATGCCGAGGAGGGGGCCAAGAAGAGTGCAGGCGAGGGCGACGACAATATCGAACACCGCCTTGCCGCATTGGAAAAACGCACCTGTGGTCGCCTCGGCGTCTCGGTGCTCGACACCGAAACGAGCATTTCCTTCGGCTATCGCGGCAGCGAGGCTTTTCCGATGTGCAGCACTTTCAAGGCGCTGGCCGCCGCTTTCGTTTTGGCCCGCGCTGACAAGGGCGAGGAGAACCTCGATCGGCGGGTGAGCTACGGCAAGGACAAGCTTGTCGACTATTCGCCGATCAGCGAAAAACATGCCGGAACCGATGGCATGACCCTTGCAGAACTGTGCGAGGCGGCGGTGACCGTCAGCGATAATACGGCCGGCAATCTGCTGCTCGAAAGTTTCGGCGGGCCGGCGGGGCTGACCGATTGGCTGCGCTCGATCGGCGACGGCACGACGCGTCTCGACCGCACCGAGCCGACGCTGAACGAGGGTCGGAAGGATGATCCGCGCGACACGACGACACCGGATGCGATGCTCGACACGCTCGGCAACCTGACGCTCGGCTCGGTCCTGACCGAGGCCTCCTCAGACAGGCTGATCGCTTGGCTGGTAGCGAGCACGACAGGCAAGGAGCGGCTCAGGGCCGGCCTGCCGGCGGATTGGAAGGTCGGCGACAAGACCGGAACCGGACCGAATGGCTCTCTCGGCGATATCGCGGTGATCTGGCCGCCGGATCGCGGCCCGATCGTCGCCGCCGTCTATATCAGCGAGACGACCGTGCCGGTAAAGGAACTCAACCCGCTCTTTGCGGAGGTCGGCCGCATGATCGTCGAGATGGTGTGA
- a CDS encoding cytochrome c — translation MVRRFIRLLLCLIGVAVLGGGAFYLVTAPDPLPESHWAGLVAPDLANGQMVFWAGGCVSCHAAPGSEGDAKLTLSGGLALKSPFGTFHVPNISPDEKAGIGGWTLAEFGNAMKRGVGPGGQHLYPSFPYGSYSRMSDKDVNDLFAFLKTLPKSTNVAPPHELPFPFNIRLALGGWKFLYLNDQPRVALAKGDDKIKRGQYLVEGPGHCGECHTPRDALGGFKADMWLAGAPNPEGKGRIPDITPASKSIGSWSEADIVSYLETGFTPDFDSVGGSMVDVQRNIARLPASDREAIAAYLKAVPGR, via the coding sequence ATGGTCCGCAGGTTCATCCGGTTACTGCTCTGTCTGATCGGCGTCGCCGTGCTCGGCGGCGGCGCCTTCTATCTAGTCACTGCGCCCGACCCGCTGCCGGAGAGCCATTGGGCGGGTCTCGTCGCGCCGGACCTGGCCAACGGCCAGATGGTGTTCTGGGCAGGCGGCTGCGTCAGCTGTCATGCGGCACCCGGTTCCGAAGGCGATGCAAAGCTGACGCTGTCAGGCGGACTGGCGCTGAAGAGCCCCTTCGGGACCTTCCACGTGCCGAACATCTCACCCGATGAAAAGGCTGGTATCGGCGGCTGGACGCTTGCCGAGTTCGGCAACGCGATGAAACGCGGCGTCGGCCCGGGTGGGCAGCATCTTTACCCATCTTTTCCCTATGGCTCTTATTCCCGCATGAGCGACAAGGACGTCAACGATCTCTTCGCCTTCCTGAAAACCCTGCCGAAAAGCACAAATGTCGCGCCACCGCATGAGCTGCCGTTCCCCTTCAACATCCGGCTGGCGCTCGGCGGCTGGAAATTCCTCTATCTCAACGATCAGCCGCGCGTGGCTCTCGCCAAGGGCGACGACAAGATCAAGCGCGGGCAGTATCTCGTCGAAGGCCCCGGTCATTGCGGCGAATGCCATACGCCGCGTGATGCGCTCGGCGGCTTCAAGGCCGATATGTGGCTTGCCGGCGCGCCGAATCCGGAAGGCAAGGGCCGCATACCCGATATCACCCCGGCCTCCAAGAGTATCGGCTCCTGGAGCGAGGCCGATATCGTGAGCTACCTCGAAACCGGCTTCACCCCCGATTTCGATTCCGTCGGCGGCTCGATGGTTGATGTGCAACGGAACATCGCCCGCCTGCCCGCCTCCGACCGCGAGGCGATCGCCGCCTATCTGAAGGCGGTACCGGGCCGTTAG
- a CDS encoding glucose/quinate/shikimate family membrane-bound PQQ-dependent dehydrogenase, producing the protein MAIVITSIFFIIIGLTLGGGGLWLVTLGGSVFYLFAGLMFLITAGLLLVRKAVALWVYAVLVVAALAWAIWEVGFDWWQLGPRGGMIILLGLWLLTPWIRRPLGLRSPTGITYAANPWPLAVPVILAILVALYSMTSDPHDLAGELPKDTVAANPAFGGSVPDGEWHQYGRTPFGQRYSPLDQITAENVSTLKEAWRYQTGDIKRPDDVGETTYQVTPLKVKDTLYLCTPHNWAIALDAKTGKEKWKYDANSGMNPDRQHQTCRGVTYYADPTVAAGQPCGERVYLPTSDARLIALDAADGKVCTSFADQGVLHLETGMRFNPAGYYYSTSPPVAVAGKIIIGGAVNDNYSTEEQSGVIRAFDINTGALVWNWDSGNPDVTTPITGDQTYTTNSPNSWSVFSVDEALGMVYIPLGNQVPDQIGINRSENVEKFSSSIVALDIATGQLRWVRQTVHHDLWDMDVPAQPALIDLTKQDGTVVPALVGPTKQGDIYVLDRRSGEPIIPVKEIPAPGGAVSGDHTSPTQPISDLTFSPEPLQEKDMWGVSLFDQMACRIDFHRYHYEGRYTPPSLKGTIVYPGNFGTFNWGSVAVDPERQIMFGMPTYLAFTSRLVPAADIPPRGQDEKGSEQGLNRNDGAPYGVFMGPFLGLLKIPCQAPPWGYVAGVDLRTGKIAYMHKNGTVRDMTPLPLPFKVGVPGIGGPMLTKGGLAFLGAAVDNYLRAYDVTNGQELWRARLPAGGQATPMTYTTDDNKQYVVMVAGGHGSVGTKPGDYVIAYTLP; encoded by the coding sequence ATGGCGATCGTCATCACCTCCATCTTTTTCATCATCATCGGGCTCACTCTCGGCGGCGGCGGGCTCTGGCTCGTCACGCTCGGCGGCAGCGTCTTCTATCTGTTCGCCGGGCTGATGTTCCTGATTACCGCCGGGCTGCTGTTGGTGCGCAAGGCTGTGGCGCTCTGGGTCTATGCGGTGCTCGTCGTCGCAGCACTTGCCTGGGCGATTTGGGAGGTCGGTTTCGACTGGTGGCAACTCGGCCCGCGCGGCGGCATGATCATCCTTCTCGGGCTCTGGCTGCTGACGCCGTGGATTCGTCGGCCGCTCGGCCTGCGCAGCCCGACGGGCATCACCTATGCCGCAAACCCCTGGCCGCTCGCCGTGCCTGTCATTCTCGCCATCCTCGTCGCCCTTTATTCGATGACATCAGATCCGCATGATCTCGCCGGCGAACTGCCCAAGGATACGGTCGCCGCCAATCCCGCCTTCGGCGGCAGCGTGCCGGATGGCGAATGGCATCAGTATGGCCGCACGCCCTTCGGCCAGCGTTATTCGCCGCTCGACCAGATCACTGCCGAGAACGTCTCCACCCTCAAGGAAGCGTGGCGATACCAGACCGGCGACATCAAGCGGCCGGACGATGTCGGGGAGACGACCTATCAGGTGACGCCGCTCAAGGTGAAGGACACGCTCTACCTCTGCACGCCGCATAACTGGGCGATCGCGCTCGACGCCAAGACCGGCAAGGAGAAATGGAAATACGATGCCAACTCCGGCATGAATCCCGACCGGCAGCATCAGACCTGCCGCGGCGTCACCTATTATGCCGATCCAACCGTTGCCGCCGGCCAGCCCTGCGGCGAGCGCGTCTACCTGCCGACCTCCGATGCCCGGCTGATCGCGCTCGATGCGGCGGATGGGAAGGTCTGCACCAGCTTTGCCGACCAGGGCGTGCTGCATCTGGAAACCGGCATGCGCTTCAACCCCGCCGGCTATTATTATTCCACCTCGCCGCCGGTCGCGGTGGCGGGCAAGATCATCATCGGCGGGGCGGTGAACGACAATTATTCGACCGAGGAACAATCCGGCGTCATCCGCGCCTTCGACATCAACACCGGCGCGCTGGTCTGGAACTGGGATTCCGGCAATCCCGATGTGACGACGCCGATCACCGGGGACCAGACCTACACGACCAACTCGCCGAACAGTTGGTCGGTCTTCAGCGTCGACGAGGCGCTCGGCATGGTCTACATCCCGCTCGGCAACCAGGTCCCCGACCAGATTGGCATCAACCGCAGCGAGAATGTGGAGAAATTCTCCTCCTCGATTGTCGCGCTCGATATCGCCACCGGCCAGCTGCGCTGGGTGCGCCAGACGGTGCATCACGATCTCTGGGACATGGACGTCCCGGCGCAGCCGGCGCTGATCGACCTGACGAAGCAGGACGGCACAGTGGTTCCGGCCTTGGTCGGCCCGACCAAGCAGGGCGATATCTATGTGCTCGACCGGCGCAGCGGCGAGCCGATCATCCCGGTCAAGGAAATCCCGGCACCCGGTGGTGCGGTCTCCGGCGATCACACCTCGCCGACGCAGCCGATTTCGGATCTCACCTTCTCGCCGGAGCCACTCCAAGAAAAGGACATGTGGGGCGTGTCGCTGTTCGACCAGATGGCCTGCCGCATCGACTTCCACCGTTACCACTATGAGGGCCGCTACACGCCGCCTTCGCTTAAAGGGACGATCGTCTATCCCGGCAATTTCGGCACCTTCAACTGGGGCTCGGTGGCGGTGGATCCGGAACGGCAGATCATGTTCGGCATGCCGACCTATCTCGCCTTCACCTCGCGGCTGGTGCCGGCCGCCGATATTCCGCCGAGGGGCCAGGACGAGAAGGGCAGCGAACAGGGGCTGAACCGCAACGACGGCGCGCCCTACGGCGTCTTCATGGGTCCTTTCCTCGGACTGCTCAAGATCCCCTGCCAGGCGCCGCCATGGGGCTATGTCGCGGGCGTCGATCTGCGCACCGGCAAGATCGCCTATATGCACAAGAACGGCACCGTGCGCGACATGACGCCATTGCCCCTGCCCTTCAAGGTGGGCGTGCCCGGCATCGGCGGGCCGATGCTGACCAAGGGCGGCCTTGCCTTCTTGGGGGCCGCAGTCGACAACTACCTGCGCGCCTATGACGTGACGAATGGCCAAGAGCTCTGGCGGGCGCGGCTTCCCGCCGGCGGCCAGGCGACACCGATGACCTATACGACTGATGACAACAAACAATATGTCGTCATGGTCGCCGGCGGCCACGGCTCGGTCGGCACCAAACCCGGCGATTATGTGATCGCCTATACGTTGCCGTGA